A portion of the Malania oleifera isolate guangnan ecotype guangnan chromosome 3, ASM2987363v1, whole genome shotgun sequence genome contains these proteins:
- the LOC131151983 gene encoding LOW QUALITY PROTEIN: 1-aminocyclopropane-1-carboxylate oxidase homolog 11-like (The sequence of the model RefSeq protein was modified relative to this genomic sequence to represent the inferred CDS: inserted 1 base in 1 codon) has translation CRDILMEYSKQTMKLGFSLFGLLSEALGLSPNHLKDMECAEGLGLTCHYYPPCPQPELTLGTSKHADGNFITVLLQDQIGGLQVLHKDQWVDVPPMPRALVINIGDLLQLISNDRFKSVEHRVLVNRRGPRVSVAGSFXELLSEENTPKYRETTVSEYSAHFIAKGLDGTSALLHFRL, from the exons TGTAGGGACATACTCATGGAGTACTCCAAGCAAACAATGAAGTTGGGATTTTCATTGTTCGGCCTACTGTCAGAGGCTCTCGGGCTAAGTCCAAACCACCTGAAAGACATGGAGTGTGCTGAGGGACTTGGCTTGACGTGTCATTATTATCCGCCTTGTCCTCAACCGGAACTAACACTGGGCACAAGCAAGCACGCAGACGGTAACTTCATCACGGTGCTTCTGCAAGACCAGATAGGAGGCCTGCAAGTTCTACATAAGGATCAATGGGTTGATGTTCCACCTATGCCTAGAGCCTTGGTTATTAACATTGGAGATCTTCTACAG CTCATATCCAACGACAGGTTCAAAAGTGTGGAGCATCGAGTATTGGTAAACCGCAGAGGCCCAAGAGTATCAGTCGCTGGCTCTT AGGAATTGTTGTCAGAAGAGAATACTCCTAAGTACAGGGAAACAACAGTGAGCGAGTACAGCGCTCACTTCATTGCAAAAGGGCTTGATGGGACCTCTGCCTTGCTGCATTTCAGGCTCTAA